From Leptolyngbya sp. KIOST-1, one genomic window encodes:
- a CDS encoding DUF29 domain-containing protein: MRTTTLYKQDFYAWTQRQAELLRAGQLGELDIENLIEEIESLGRQERQELRNRLGVLLGHLLKWHYQPEARSKSWVYTIREQRQEIQRHLKENPSLKPYLREAIAVGY, from the coding sequence ATGCGAACCACCACTCTCTACAAGCAAGACTTTTACGCCTGGACTCAGCGTCAGGCTGAGCTGCTGCGCGCGGGTCAGCTGGGGGAACTCGACATTGAGAATCTGATCGAGGAGATCGAATCATTGGGTCGGCAGGAGCGGCAGGAGTTGCGAAATCGACTGGGGGTGTTGCTGGGGCATCTGCTCAAGTGGCACTACCAGCCCGAGGCTCGCTCAAAAAGCTGGGTCTACACCATCAGAGAGCAGCGCCAAGAGATTCAGCGTCACCTCAAAGAAAACCCTAGCCTGAAGCCCTACCTAAGAGAAGCGATCGCGGTGGGTTACTAG
- a CDS encoding glycoside hydrolase family 15 protein, which yields MSSAALQEQLDRYYRQVKTVILSRQHPVSGLLPASTAVNVHGNYTDAWVRDNVYSILAVWGVALAYRHLDDDQGRTVELEQSVVKLMRGLLTAMLRQAEKVEQFKERQDPLQALHAKYDTGTGLPVVADDEWGHLQIDATSVFLLMLAQITASGLQIVFTQDEVNFVQNLVYYIGRAYRTPDYGIWERGNKMNHGKPELNASSVGMAKAALEALRGFNLFGMRGGQASTIHVLTDEIARARITLESLLPRESGSKEIDAALLSVVGYPGFAIDDAQIAQKTRQKIIDKLQGPYGCKRFLRDGHQTVIEDTTRLHYEPEELRQFEHIECEWPLFFTYLWLDSLFAGDKDQIRFYQERLAALTVERDGVGLLPELYYVPAESLAAERAKPASQPRLPNDNLPLVWAQSLYLLGQLIHDGLLKPSDIDPLGRYRALGDHRYPVVQVALLAEDKALQTELATYGLPTQTLAEIAPVQVFPAAELSAIYAEIGKNNKLSLSGRPVRRLRSLTTSRIFRIKGESVVFLPSFLDQQRFYLTLDYHFLVAQIRSELAYIYDHWREPGRPTVTLLLTHAMFELGHKPIYESPLMALMQELQGDRCDHVPVKLGPLHQLAMTTNLERVDNVNGYQLGSTSVGYSALWTAYLGFEPDRDGPLSLLEEYTLENETDLDRLLTQLRESNNIYEQLELLATLKHLHGSTFNTGFGGPSHTITVEDLLDEVYAKASQLEQWGILRRAAGLLGKADITLSDAVTELLVRQKQISVGKSYSEASLITEPMGHSEILDKIRTFCGDDVRDHVLTQEILIDLSILIKAEPSLFKGLMTLRVGYLLLLITSELARERDIPQDEAYGQLVDLSPFELKTRLRQVLAGFDGLNQSIFRRESLHVKPHNPINWQVVPVGIEPVAEATETPKPQDWWRKRVIDGEIARISEEFYTQVWEVLKHSRGIVIGNKFDRKNRLDSDRILSEMTPGEQNFERRITHLLNKIQAPEYRHVNMEALREMGEIFKVNPDLYFEDHIYLDVLIGHAVRLGWFDQYPDRVGAYESDKAAAWQAFYRLPPTQCATYIAMALQFLTVLGEAEVGGEALGKALEEVA from the coding sequence ATGTCTTCAGCCGCCCTTCAGGAGCAGCTCGATCGCTACTACCGCCAGGTCAAAACCGTTATTTTATCGCGGCAGCACCCGGTCAGTGGGCTACTGCCCGCCAGCACCGCCGTCAACGTGCACGGCAACTACACTGATGCCTGGGTACGCGACAACGTCTACAGCATTCTGGCGGTGTGGGGGGTAGCCCTGGCCTACCGCCACCTGGACGACGACCAGGGCCGCACGGTGGAGCTGGAGCAAAGCGTGGTCAAGCTGATGCGGGGGCTGCTGACCGCCATGCTGCGCCAGGCCGAAAAGGTGGAGCAGTTCAAGGAACGCCAGGACCCGCTGCAAGCGCTGCACGCCAAGTACGACACCGGCACCGGGCTGCCCGTAGTGGCCGACGACGAGTGGGGCCACCTGCAAATTGACGCGACCTCGGTATTTTTGCTCATGCTGGCCCAGATTACGGCCTCGGGGCTGCAAATTGTCTTCACCCAGGATGAAGTCAACTTTGTGCAAAACCTGGTCTACTACATTGGCCGGGCCTACCGAACCCCCGACTACGGCATTTGGGAACGGGGCAACAAAATGAACCACGGCAAGCCCGAGCTCAACGCCAGCTCCGTGGGCATGGCCAAGGCGGCGCTGGAGGCACTGCGGGGCTTCAACCTGTTTGGCATGCGCGGGGGGCAGGCCTCGACTATCCACGTGCTGACTGATGAAATCGCCCGCGCCCGCATTACCCTGGAGTCGCTGCTGCCACGCGAATCCGGGTCAAAAGAGATTGATGCGGCCCTGCTGAGCGTGGTGGGCTATCCCGGCTTTGCCATTGACGACGCGCAAATAGCGCAGAAAACCCGACAAAAAATCATCGACAAGCTGCAAGGCCCCTACGGCTGCAAGCGGTTTTTGCGCGACGGCCACCAAACGGTGATCGAAGACACTACCCGACTGCACTACGAACCCGAGGAACTGAGGCAGTTTGAGCACATCGAGTGCGAGTGGCCCTTGTTTTTTACCTACCTGTGGCTGGATAGCCTATTTGCGGGTGACAAAGACCAGATTCGCTTTTACCAGGAGCGGCTGGCGGCTTTGACCGTAGAGCGGGATGGGGTGGGTCTGCTGCCCGAGCTGTACTACGTGCCCGCCGAAAGCCTGGCAGCCGAGCGAGCTAAACCCGCCAGTCAACCCCGGTTGCCCAACGACAACCTGCCCCTGGTGTGGGCCCAGAGCCTCTACCTGCTGGGGCAGCTAATTCACGACGGGCTGCTCAAGCCCAGCGATATTGACCCCCTGGGGCGGTACCGTGCCCTGGGCGACCACCGCTACCCCGTAGTGCAGGTGGCCCTGCTGGCCGAGGACAAGGCCCTGCAGACGGAGCTGGCCACCTACGGTCTGCCCACCCAAACCCTGGCCGAGATTGCGCCGGTGCAGGTGTTCCCCGCCGCCGAGTTGTCGGCAATCTATGCCGAGATTGGCAAAAACAACAAGCTGAGCCTCAGCGGTCGCCCGGTGCGGCGGCTGCGCAGTCTGACCACCTCCCGCATTTTTCGCATCAAGGGCGAGTCGGTGGTGTTTTTGCCGTCGTTTCTGGACCAGCAGCGGTTTTACCTCACCCTCGACTACCACTTTTTGGTCGCTCAAATTCGCAGCGAGCTGGCCTACATCTACGACCACTGGCGCGAGCCGGGTCGCCCCACGGTGACACTGTTGCTCACCCACGCCATGTTTGAGCTGGGCCACAAGCCGATCTACGAGTCGCCGCTGATGGCGCTGATGCAGGAACTGCAGGGCGATCGCTGCGACCATGTGCCGGTCAAGCTTGGCCCCCTGCACCAGCTCGCCATGACCACCAACCTGGAGCGGGTGGACAACGTCAACGGCTACCAGCTGGGTAGTACCTCGGTGGGCTACTCAGCGCTGTGGACCGCCTACCTGGGCTTTGAGCCCGATCGCGACGGCCCCCTCTCGCTGCTCGAAGAGTACACCCTGGAAAACGAAACCGACCTCGATCGCCTGCTCACCCAGCTGCGCGAGTCCAACAACATCTACGAGCAGCTAGAGCTGCTGGCCACCCTCAAACACCTCCACGGCAGTACCTTTAACACAGGCTTTGGCGGCCCCAGCCACACCATTACCGTCGAAGATCTGCTCGACGAGGTCTACGCCAAGGCCAGCCAGCTGGAGCAGTGGGGCATTTTGCGGCGGGCGGCGGGGCTGCTGGGTAAGGCCGACATTACCCTCTCGGATGCCGTGACTGAGCTGCTGGTGCGCCAGAAACAAATTTCGGTGGGCAAGTCCTACAGCGAAGCATCACTGATTACTGAGCCAATGGGGCACAGCGAAATTCTCGACAAAATTCGCACCTTCTGCGGCGACGACGTGCGCGACCACGTGCTCACCCAGGAGATCTTGATCGATTTGAGTATCTTAATCAAGGCGGAACCATCGCTGTTCAAGGGGCTGATGACCCTGCGGGTGGGCTACCTGCTGCTGCTGATCACCAGCGAGCTGGCCCGCGAGCGCGACATTCCCCAGGACGAAGCCTACGGCCAGCTGGTTGACCTCAGCCCCTTTGAACTCAAGACCCGCCTGCGCCAGGTATTGGCCGGGTTTGACGGGCTGAACCAGTCGATTTTCCGCCGTGAGTCGCTGCACGTTAAGCCCCATAACCCGATTAACTGGCAGGTGGTGCCCGTCGGCATTGAGCCCGTGGCCGAGGCCACCGAAACCCCTAAGCCCCAGGACTGGTGGCGCAAGCGGGTGATCGATGGCGAAATCGCCCGGATTTCGGAGGAGTTTTACACCCAGGTGTGGGAGGTGCTGAAGCACTCCAGGGGGATTGTGATCGGCAACAAGTTTGACCGTAAGAATAGATTGGATAGCGATCGCATTCTCTCTGAAATGACCCCCGGCGAGCAAAACTTTGAGCGCCGCATCACTCACCTGCTGAACAAGATTCAGGCTCCCGAGTACCGCCACGTCAACATGGAGGCGCTGCGGGAAATGGGTGAGATCTTCAAGGTCAACCCCGACCTCTACTTTGAGGACCACATCTACCTCGATGTGCTGATCGGCCATGCCGTGCGCCTCGGCTGGTTTGACCAGTATCCCGATCGCGTGGGAGCCTACGAGTCGGACAAAGCCGCCGCCTGGCAGGCCTTCTATCGCCTGCCGCCAACCCAGTGCGCCACCTACATCGCTATGGCGCTCCAGTTCCTCACCGTGCTGGGTGAAGCCGAAGTGGGCGGAGAAGCCCTGGGCAAAGCGCTGGAGGAAGTTGCGTAG